One Carya illinoinensis cultivar Pawnee chromosome 5, C.illinoinensisPawnee_v1, whole genome shotgun sequence genomic window, TCTGGGGGTCTTCCGGCGAAGTAGCTTGGCTGGAAAAATCTGTGATGTCTCGGTTTGAGGAAGGAAATGCTACGGTGCTGTGAAAGTGGGTTGTTGTTTTGAAATCGCAGAGGGGGCAGAGGGTGTTCGACGTGTTCGATTTGGAGTCAAACAATGGCCGCCGTAAGCTAACAATTCGGTCATGTTACCCTAGAAGAGAGGGAGTCAAACAATGCTGCTGAGTTGAAACAAAGAAGCATATGATGAAACACTACAACGCCATCCTGCCTTTGTTAGACAAATGCAAAACCATGGCTGAGTTGAGACAACTACATGGGCTGATGATTACTACATCAGTGATAAAATATGTGATACCCTTGAGCAGGCTTATTGATTTTTGTGCGAATTCCAAAGCTGGAGACCTTGATTATGCAGAGTCAGTTTTTAGCCAAATTGAAGTGCCTGGTGCATATATTTGGAATTCCATGATCAAAGCTTACTCAAACATCAACAACCCAGATGAGGCTTTGCATATGTATAGAGAAATGCAGCGAAGAGGTTACTCACCGGACCATTTTACGTTTCCTTTTGTGCTCAAAGCATGTTCAGTAATTACGAATCCACATCATGGGAAATGCATTCATTGTCGAattttgaaaactggatttGAATCGGATGTGTATGCGTCCTGTGGTTTACTAAATATGTATGTATCCTGTGCAGATATGGTAGCAGGATTGAAAGTGTTTGAAGCTATTCCTAAGTGGAATGTGGTGGCTTGGACTAATTTGATTTCTGGGTATGTTAATAATGGTTGGccaaagaaagcaatagaggTGTATAAAGAGATGGAGTTTTGGAGTGTAGAGTCTAATGAAATAACCTTGGTTAATGTATTAGTTGCATGCTCTCATAGTAGAGATATAAATTCTGGAAAATGGGTTCACAGTCGTATCTGCCATCAGGGATATGATCCATTTGAATCAAACTCAAATTTCAACATAATACTTGCAACTGCCATTATAGATATGTATGCAAAATGTGGTAGCTTGGGATACGCAAGGAAGTTGTTTGACAAAATGCCTCAAAAAAACTTGGTTGCATGGAATTCCATGGTTGGTGCTTATATTCAATATGGCAGGGTTGAGGAGGCACTAGGTCTGTTTCGTGATATGATGATTGGTGGGTTTCAACCGGACATAGCTACATCTTTTAGCATCATAGGTATCTCTGCTCATTTGGGGGCTTTATCATTGGgacaaaatattcattcatttGTATTGAAGACCAACATTGTCAAGGATATTGCCGTTGGAACTGCCCTATTAGATATGTATGCTAAAGTTGGAGATGTAATAAGTTCGCATAAGATCTTTTGTGAATTGCAAAAGAAAGACACGATTGCATGGACAAGCATGATAATTGGTTTAGCCATGCATGAGCATGCAGAGGAAGCTCTAAGTACTTTCAAAAGAATGCAAGAGGATCCTAATGTAATCCCTGACGAGATCACATACATTGGGGTTCTATTTGCATGTAGCCATCTTGGGTTGGTAGAAGAAGGTCAGAGACATTTCACTTCAATGGTAGATGATTATAGCATAGAGCCAACAATAGAGCATTATGGTTGCATGGTTGATCTCTTGAGTCGAGCAGGCCGCTTTGAAGAGGCAGAGAGGGTAGTGAAGAAAATGCCAACCCAACCAAATATTGCCATATGGGGTGCTCTTTTAAATGGTTGTGAGATTCATGGAAACGTGAATTTAGCTGATCAATTGAGAAGCCGTATAACAGAATTGGAACCTCGGGGTAGTGGAGTTTATGTTCTTCTTTCCAATATATATGCTAGTGTTGGTAAATGGCAAGAAGCAAAACTGGCTAGAGAGCTGATGACACATAGAAGGATTGCAAAAACTCGAGGGCACAGTACAATTGAACTGAAATTGTTGAACTTGTAATTACTTGTGCAATTTTACTTCAAAAGGATTTtgagttacaaaaaaaaaaaaaaaaaaaaaaaaaagaggtgacAAATGAACTTCAATTCTGACAGGGAATTGATCAAaagctctttttatttttcttgcccACAATCACAATTTAAACATCTTAACCTTCAACTTAGCCAGATTGCATATGCACAAGGGGTATCAACTTCTGGAGCAATCAAAACTTGAGAGCAAAGATCAGCCGACAAATGatgcatattttattaattcgaATTACTTCTATACAATAACACAATAACTAAGAAGTGAAAAAGATTTATCAGATGGTCCAGCTCTGTAcaaaatatacacatatatacatcGATAATCTTCCGCTTACCAAAAAGGGCACCACCTGAAACAGGCAAATAAGTAGTGATCATTAGATATCGGGATTTCCTGAATTCATAGTTGATCAAACGCTATCGGCATGTAGACGGTTACTGGTTTTTAGAATTCAGTTTTGCGGGTATGACAAATCAGGTGTTGTGACCGACAGAACTTTCAGTTCAGAACATCTTTCACGTGATTAGCCTTGGCTAtgcatatttttaataaagcttCTTATTTaccgacaaaaaaaaaaaataataaatgtgtaACGTTCATAAAGTAAATGGTTATGTGATTTTTATAAATCATGTCTGAAAGAAAGAGAACATCAAAGCGAAGAAAATAATGCAACATCTTACCCGACAAAATTTTGGCACAAATTTTCATGCGATTTAGCTTGGATAATCAACTTTTGAACTTGCGATTTAACAGATAATCCATGGTCAACTTCGCGGGTATCTCCAGAAATTAAGGTGCTCTGGTCAACACTTTGTTGGATAGAACTCGTGGATACAGAAGGACAAGTAGAAAAATCACGTCCAGTAAGTTTATTACTCATTCGAGCCATTACAACTACAGCACGCTCATTCAAGACCTCATTAGCATCACCGAGTTGACTAACAGCCTGCACAACCAATTGATAATATAAGAGCAACTCGATAAAACAATTCCATATCATCTGACAATCAAAGTTCTAACTTACCTGAAGAAGTTCCCTTTCCCGAGCACCCCGTTGAGGTTGAGGAAGCTCTTCATCTGGAGCAGAGTCCTCATCATTCACAACAGGGGGGACATTAGTGGTTGCAAACACTGACATTTGTGGGACTTCATTGAAGTTGAAAAGACGCCAGTTGATAAGAGGATCGTGAACAAAGGCCTGTAATATGTATACCTTAGGATCAACTTCCTTATTCTATCATTTCAAATAAGcattattttctatttcattaAGGACCAAAGTCACAATCATTGCTCgctctttttttatctttaaaatgagCATACCCCACAATAATTGTCATTAATCCATTAAACTGAATAATATTTAcccattcaatattttatttctacagCTTGTATGTGTAACCATATGGGGGAGATTATCTCACCCTGTACATCCATGTAATTAGATATAAAACATTAACTTTTCCTAAAGGCAAAGCTTACAGACTCCAAACAGAACATAGGACTTTTAGTATTTACCTCCATCATAGCCATGACACTATCTTGATTCGTTCGGAGAACTTCCATCACATTTTCACAAGTTGAACGGAAATTACCCTCAATACCACTAACCTCCATGGCTTTCACAAGCATTCTAGTCAAGCGGAAGGGTACCTACATTatgaattctaaaatataagatttttaatCTGTAAAAACTCACAAAGCTTGAGTCATATTACCACAAATGACAAACCTTCTCAGGAAACTTCTCCCGGTTCATTGAAGCTTCAAAGCAGTCACCAAAATCAATGTGCAAGATCTTTCCGCTGCAACAGAACACCAAAATGTAAGATGCCGCAAAATTCAACAAAAGCAGGCCTAAATGCTTCGCTTGCTATATAAGATACCTAGAGCGGTGCAGCATAAGATTACTTGGGTGTCGATCACCTAAGCCAAGAAGGTAACCCACCTGAAATAAGAAACACTTAATTTAGCTCACTTCAAAACTTAAAATTGCACTAGaaaattactaataaaaaaacatgagtaaatgaataaaaaaacaaaaaaaaacttgcaGACATCCTCGTGAAACAAGTTGTCAAGCCTTGATATGGACCTGCTAGCATCATGGTGCTTAATGACGCTAAATTAGTATGAACTCATGTCTATGTGCAATGAGATCGTTGAAATATGATTATCTTAACGTGATTATCTTAACAATGGGCACTCTAGAGATGCAAGTTTTAGAGATAGATTCAGCAACAGAGGGAAGAGAggggagaagggggggggggggggggggggggggatggggGACGGGAGGATTTAGTACAAATCATAGAGATCCACAACATACATGGAAAGCATacaagagagaaggaaaaaaaatatatatgaatatgaaGGATGGTACAAAGCAAACAGATACCATGCTCATGACAGCTAAACTTCTGGTATAATTTGTCCTCCTCTCTAGCCATACCTCAGAAGTGCTACTTTTTAACCAAAGAACCTGTCAAAAGCCAATTCTATGCAGCACTGATAAGTAACAATAGAACAAAAGCAACAAGCATAGGGAAGAATAAATACCCTTGCTAGGTCATTTCCTTCAGTATTTTTCAGGGCATAATCAAATACTTCCACTTTAGCAATGAGTGGCAAATGGTCATAATCTGGGGCGAAACTCAACATATATTTGTGCTCTTGATTCAGGGCAATCTGAAACCATGAAATGTTTAATCAAGCAAGCTATGCAGCTACCCTCAAAGGCCCACACAATCACTCAACAACATGGGCAAATACACAACATAGAGATGAGGGACATGTGAGATAGAGTGGTTTCAACTGACCTTTCTGGCATTCCTGTACTCCCGGATGAGATGGTAGAGTGTATCACAATTTGGGACCCAACCAATCAATCCATTGTTGGGAGACAAGGGAATGACAGCATATCGTTGGATAGACAGATCCTTTTCTCCAGTTTTCCTAGAATTCTCGAGCAGTGTATTCACCAAACCAAAAAGCTGGCAAGAACAAATATGTTAGGGTATGTTAGTGCCCGACAGAAGTGAAAAAATAGtgatatttatttagaaaatagaATAAGATATCCTTTAAAACCTGGAAACCTGAAATTACCTGCATGACACGTTCATCTTGGCGTAAATCTTCATGTCCCTTTAGCAAGAAGGCATGATCATTACCATCACTCCCACAAATCGTTAACTTCCGAGGTCGCTGTTTAGATGGTATAATACCGAGTTGAGATGCGAATGACGCAATTGTCACCACCGGTGAatctgaaaaatatgaaaatgtgatttaTATTGGAGTTCACCTCAAAAGGTCTAATCCTAGCATGTTGCGATGAAAATATATGCTCAAACATACCAGCTCGATAGGTTCCAGGAACAGCTAGCTCCAAATTGCGACATTCTAACAACTCCGGAGACACAGACTTGTTTCCATtggttaaaaaaatgttaaatgcaatTATAATGGACAAAAAGCTCATGAAAATAGAGATTCTTCTTACTTGCAGATCCAGGGTAGTAAGACTTTGAAGCTGCTTATCTATCCTTCTGAATACGTGATAATAGAGATCCCATGCCTGACCAAGACATTCCTTAAAATATTAGGACCCATGGTTTATGAGTATTCACAAGAAAATGCAGAGTGAGACCCTAAGCCACCCATAACCTGTGTCTGGGCAAAGAGCAGAGGAAAAGCTTATAACCATGACGCAGATGACAATTTAGAACCACAAAGTAAAATCTGGTGTAAGAGCAACTGCCTGCAGATAAGAGGATTCAAAGTATGGATGCACACTGCGTCCAGATTGCTCATACCAAGGTGTACAAGATAtttattgagttaaaaaaaatataatagaaaggaATAGTTCTGGATCCTAAGGCCAGGTTTGTTTCCAGATGAAAATGTTTTTTGGGAAAATATTCAGCTGTGTGTGAT contains:
- the LOC122309762 gene encoding putative pentatricopeptide repeat-containing protein At3g05240 isoform X2; protein product: MMKHYNAILPLLDKCKTMAELRQLHGLMITTSVIKYVIPLSRLIDFCANSKAGDLDYAESVFSQIEVPGAYIWNSMIKAYSNINNPDEALHMYREMQRRDMVAGLKVFEAIPKWNVVAWTNLISGYVNNGWPKKAIEVYKEMEFWSVESNEITLVNVLVACSHSRDINSGKWVHSRICHQGYDPFESNSNFNIILATAIIDMYAKCGSLGYARKLFDKMPQKNLVAWNSMVGAYIQYGRVEEALGLFRDMMIGGFQPDIATSFSIIGISAHLGALSLGQNIHSFVLKTNIVKDIAVGTALLDMYAKVGDVISSHKIFCELQKKDTIAWTSMIIGLAMHEHAEEALSTFKRMQEDPNVIPDEITYIGVLFACSHLGLVEEGQRHFTSMVDDYSIEPTIEHYGCMVDLLSRAGRFEEAERVVKKMPTQPNIAIWGALLNGCEIHGNVNLADQLRSRITELEPRGSGVYVLLSNIYASVGKWQEAKLARELMTHRRIAKTRGHSTIELKLLNL
- the LOC122309762 gene encoding putative pentatricopeptide repeat-containing protein At3g05240 isoform X1; amino-acid sequence: MMKHYNAILPLLDKCKTMAELRQLHGLMITTSVIKYVIPLSRLIDFCANSKAGDLDYAESVFSQIEVPGAYIWNSMIKAYSNINNPDEALHMYREMQRRGYSPDHFTFPFVLKACSVITNPHHGKCIHCRILKTGFESDVYASCGLLNMYVSCADMVAGLKVFEAIPKWNVVAWTNLISGYVNNGWPKKAIEVYKEMEFWSVESNEITLVNVLVACSHSRDINSGKWVHSRICHQGYDPFESNSNFNIILATAIIDMYAKCGSLGYARKLFDKMPQKNLVAWNSMVGAYIQYGRVEEALGLFRDMMIGGFQPDIATSFSIIGISAHLGALSLGQNIHSFVLKTNIVKDIAVGTALLDMYAKVGDVISSHKIFCELQKKDTIAWTSMIIGLAMHEHAEEALSTFKRMQEDPNVIPDEITYIGVLFACSHLGLVEEGQRHFTSMVDDYSIEPTIEHYGCMVDLLSRAGRFEEAERVVKKMPTQPNIAIWGALLNGCEIHGNVNLADQLRSRITELEPRGSGVYVLLSNIYASVGKWQEAKLARELMTHRRIAKTRGHSTIELKLLNL